The Fusibacter sp. A1 genome has a segment encoding these proteins:
- a CDS encoding NAD(P)-dependent oxidoreductase — MRCLVIGASGYLGRYVYHGLKREANSCLGTCYRSHDSEFETLDVLNTENLIEIMKFKPDVVVWCVMDANLETEISDNGLRRLIELLLPETRLVYISTTLSSGKDQTEEDKPIVRKKDEYLADYVNGKILGEAIVKGHHNHIIIRPGSIYGFDYFGKKDVRMELLNEQALSGQLYTRTANLYTSFVHVEDLATAIVELADHEVTGTINIAGERPVSHYIFTKHLAKLLEISDEFITADYRPDAEYRTLSCVLRKKILKSSISDVKTQALT, encoded by the coding sequence ATGAGATGCCTAGTAATAGGGGCAAGTGGTTATTTGGGAAGGTATGTATACCATGGGTTGAAGCGAGAGGCTAATAGTTGTTTGGGGACTTGCTATCGTTCACATGACTCTGAATTTGAGACACTCGATGTTTTGAATACTGAGAATCTAATTGAAATCATGAAGTTTAAGCCTGATGTTGTCGTATGGTGCGTGATGGATGCGAATCTTGAGACTGAAATCTCAGATAATGGATTAAGGAGACTTATTGAACTCTTGTTGCCAGAGACACGACTGGTTTATATTTCTACTACTCTTTCAAGTGGAAAAGACCAGACAGAAGAAGATAAACCTATTGTGAGAAAGAAAGACGAGTACCTCGCCGACTATGTCAACGGAAAGATTTTAGGGGAGGCCATCGTAAAAGGTCATCACAATCATATCATCATCAGACCGGGAAGTATCTATGGCTTTGATTACTTTGGTAAGAAGGATGTCAGAATGGAGCTTTTGAATGAACAAGCGCTGTCCGGGCAGTTATACACAAGAACGGCCAACCTTTACACAAGCTTTGTTCATGTTGAAGATCTAGCCACAGCTATTGTAGAACTTGCCGATCATGAGGTTACTGGAACGATCAACATTGCGGGTGAACGTCCGGTAAGTCATTACATATTTACTAAGCACCTTGCCAAGCTGCTAGAGATCAGCGATGAATTCATCACAGCGGATTATCGACCTGATGCTGAGTATCGTACGCTTAGTTGTGTTCTTCGAAAAAAAATACTTAAATCGAGTATAAGTGATGTGAAAACACAGGCACTCACTTAG
- a CDS encoding GNAT family N-acetyltransferase, which yields MKQFTTPRLSLKAFKQEDILEAVEALNTNEARKYLGGIREDIAASEAYHEMLDKSGIWSIRLIDSDVFIGIVSLTDYHEAHYTELSYVFSDKHWGKGYAYEAVVPIIEYAKEQLRLDVIVAQTQSANYPSIRLLEKLNFHKKHELMRFDNMQSVYELHLNDYIAYLRARVGNAAVNLTGVNVLITNHKHQILLQKRGEYPLKWGLIGGIVELGETLEAACLREAYEETGLTLTDQPTLIGTTSGKDCYMHLPNGHKAYFITAGFHINYNGEPLSVDGKETKELVFFDFDNLPVELVKSHRNMIDVYLSKCIELH from the coding sequence ATGAAACAATTCACAACACCACGGCTAAGTTTGAAAGCTTTTAAGCAAGAGGATATACTAGAAGCGGTTGAAGCATTGAACACAAATGAAGCAAGAAAATACTTAGGTGGAATAAGAGAAGACATAGCAGCAAGTGAAGCCTATCACGAGATGCTTGATAAAAGCGGTATCTGGTCAATTAGGCTAATTGATTCGGACGTATTTATCGGTATCGTAAGCCTGACAGACTACCATGAAGCGCACTATACCGAATTAAGCTATGTGTTTTCGGATAAGCACTGGGGTAAGGGATATGCCTACGAGGCAGTCGTGCCGATCATCGAGTATGCAAAAGAACAACTGCGACTGGACGTAATAGTTGCGCAGACCCAAAGTGCGAATTATCCTTCAATCAGATTACTTGAGAAGTTGAACTTTCATAAAAAGCATGAACTGATGAGATTCGATAACATGCAAAGCGTGTACGAACTTCATTTAAACGATTATATCGCTTACCTTAGAGCTAGAGTAGGCAATGCCGCAGTCAACTTGACGGGCGTCAACGTACTCATCACCAATCACAAGCATCAGATCCTTCTTCAAAAAAGAGGGGAATACCCTCTAAAGTGGGGGCTTATCGGAGGAATAGTCGAACTTGGCGAAACACTTGAAGCCGCATGCCTAAGAGAAGCCTATGAAGAAACAGGCCTGACCCTGACAGACCAGCCGACACTCATTGGAACAACCTCTGGAAAAGACTGCTACATGCACTTGCCGAACGGTCACAAGGCCTATTTTATCACCGCAGGTTTTCACATCAACTACAACGGCGAGCCATTAAGCGTAGATGGGAAGGAAACCAAGGAGCTGGTTTTTTTTGATTTTGATAATCTACCTGTGGAACTTGTGAAGAGTCATCGGAATATGATAGATGTATACTTATCAAAGTGTATCGAATTGCATTAA
- a CDS encoding hemerythrin domain-containing protein, with product MKKITIIESTDFIRLKLKKILNDYGYMNLEMHDSIIVKRVDFMFKQSELIILDLDNYDLDVIELVKELKTNKSTMGIPIILLSGQSDIGILSQAIKAGCTDFVTKPFSAGQIFDKVNGLIGRDIQKSDIESSTYFDGAKEAVEANLQWAEDYKIGIKEIDKEHKEIIDSFGKLYELMKNGQGHEYYHELTTFLEGYVMMHFANEEAIQKKILFDQHDEHVLYHRLFRDRVDDIISSNKNRKITDYDLIKINLFVKDWILHHILVEDKKIGEFLTREGEKINIEAKQGDA from the coding sequence ATGAAGAAAATCACGATTATTGAGTCCACCGATTTCATTAGGTTAAAATTGAAAAAAATTCTTAATGATTATGGTTATATGAATCTAGAGATGCATGATTCGATTATCGTTAAACGTGTTGATTTTATGTTTAAGCAATCGGAACTAATTATTCTGGATTTGGATAATTATGATTTGGACGTCATTGAACTGGTAAAGGAGCTTAAAACGAATAAAAGTACAATGGGTATTCCAATTATCCTTCTGAGCGGTCAATCCGATATAGGCATATTATCTCAGGCGATTAAGGCTGGATGTACTGATTTTGTAACAAAACCTTTTAGTGCCGGTCAGATATTCGATAAGGTCAACGGTCTGATTGGGCGTGATATTCAAAAGAGTGACATAGAGTCATCCACTTATTTCGATGGTGCCAAAGAAGCCGTTGAGGCAAACCTTCAGTGGGCAGAGGATTACAAGATAGGCATTAAGGAAATAGATAAGGAACATAAAGAAATAATCGACAGTTTCGGAAAACTATACGAGCTGATGAAAAATGGACAAGGTCATGAGTATTATCATGAATTGACTACTTTTCTTGAGGGCTATGTCATGATGCACTTCGCAAATGAGGAAGCGATTCAGAAGAAAATTCTTTTTGATCAACATGATGAACATGTTCTTTACCATCGTCTATTTAGAGATAGGGTTGATGATATCATATCCTCAAATAAGAACAGAAAAATCACGGATTATGACCTGATTAAGATCAATCTGTTTGTTAAAGATTGGATTCTTCATCACATACTTGTGGAAGATAAGAAAATCGGTGAGTTTCTCACACGAGAGGGAGAGAAAATTAACATTGAAGCCAAACAAGGGGATGCTTAA
- a CDS encoding LytTR family DNA-binding domain-containing protein, with product MLNIYICEDDPKQRRQIAQTVHNAISIEELDMQIAIRTGDPHELIENIANKNETGIYFLDVDLQADINGIQLGEIIRKHDPRGFIIYITTHAEMSLLTFTYKVEALDYIVKDERDKISARIKECLININEKYSTAATDVLKSFYVKNKEKTVHMAYEDIVFFETSATAHKVLLHANDRSIEFYSNMNDIKDKLDDRFIRCHRSYIVNLDKLEEVDKTNRVAKFVNGQSCFISTRGMKLLTDAMKA from the coding sequence ATGCTAAATATATATATTTGTGAAGATGACCCTAAACAACGACGTCAAATAGCACAAACAGTTCATAATGCGATCTCTATTGAAGAACTTGACATGCAAATCGCAATTCGAACGGGAGATCCACATGAGCTTATTGAAAACATCGCGAATAAGAACGAAACTGGAATCTACTTTCTAGATGTTGATTTGCAAGCCGATATCAATGGCATACAACTCGGAGAAATAATCCGAAAGCATGATCCCAGAGGCTTTATCATCTACATCACGACGCATGCTGAAATGAGCCTTTTGACATTCACTTACAAGGTAGAGGCGCTGGACTATATTGTGAAAGATGAAAGAGATAAGATCAGTGCCAGAATTAAAGAGTGTCTGATCAATATCAATGAGAAATATTCCACAGCTGCTACGGATGTGTTGAAAAGCTTTTATGTAAAAAACAAAGAGAAGACTGTTCATATGGCTTATGAGGATATCGTATTTTTTGAAACATCAGCCACTGCACATAAGGTGCTGTTACATGCCAATGACCGGAGTATCGAGTTTTACTCGAATATGAACGACATTAAGGATAAGCTGGACGACAGATTTATTAGATGTCACCGATCATATATTGTGAATTTAGATAAGCTTGAAGAGGTTGATAAGACAAATAGGGTTGCCAAGTTTGTGAACGGACAAAGTTGTTTTATATCCACTAGAGGAATGAAATTACTGACGGATGCGATGAAAGCATAA
- a CDS encoding toxic anion resistance protein encodes MTTEPKYEIDIVKTETEVQNHLMSSPEVLALTKHIDARDPNTILKFGYETANEISKFSDQILDTMRMTKVEDSGSLLIQLNKIMDKFDIDDFEEEKPNFFEKIFNKSKNMIDALFAKYNTMGTEVDKVYQQLKSYENEINQSNGMLEEMFNKNMEYFEMLTKYALAGKMFLDEFNNKVIPELEAKAQTSGQQLDTIQYNNALQVAEMMDQRLYDLELAKTVSLQTMPQIKLIQKGNYNLVRKINSAFIITLPIFKQCLTQAITLKRQAAQAEAMQALDDKTNELLLRNAQNTASQSVKTAHLASKSSIDIETLEKSWQVIKEGIEETKRIQAEAKEARVAGTERLHAIQDEFKSKSRLS; translated from the coding sequence ATGACAACAGAACCGAAGTACGAGATCGACATCGTAAAAACCGAAACCGAAGTGCAAAATCACCTTATGTCCTCACCGGAAGTGCTCGCACTGACCAAGCACATTGACGCTCGCGATCCGAATACCATTTTGAAATTCGGATACGAGACAGCTAATGAGATTTCAAAATTCTCAGATCAGATTCTGGACACCATGAGAATGACAAAAGTCGAAGACTCAGGATCACTTCTCATCCAGCTTAACAAGATCATGGACAAGTTCGACATCGATGACTTTGAAGAGGAAAAACCCAACTTTTTCGAAAAAATCTTCAACAAATCAAAAAACATGATCGATGCCCTCTTTGCCAAATACAACACGATGGGCACTGAAGTGGACAAAGTCTACCAACAGCTCAAGAGCTATGAAAATGAGATCAACCAGTCAAACGGCATGCTCGAAGAAATGTTCAACAAGAACATGGAGTACTTTGAAATGCTCACTAAATACGCACTTGCCGGTAAAATGTTTTTAGACGAGTTTAACAACAAAGTCATTCCAGAACTTGAAGCGAAGGCCCAAACATCAGGTCAGCAACTCGATACCATCCAGTACAATAACGCGCTTCAGGTAGCAGAAATGATGGACCAACGATTATATGACCTTGAGCTTGCCAAAACGGTTTCACTACAAACCATGCCTCAAATCAAACTGATTCAAAAGGGCAACTACAACTTGGTCAGAAAAATCAATTCCGCCTTCATCATCACCTTGCCTATCTTCAAACAGTGCTTGACCCAGGCAATCACACTTAAGCGTCAAGCCGCCCAAGCAGAAGCGATGCAGGCGCTTGACGACAAGACGAACGAACTGCTTTTAAGAAACGCACAGAATACCGCTTCACAATCGGTAAAAACAGCTCACCTGGCATCCAAGTCGTCTATCGACATAGAAACGCTAGAGAAATCATGGCAGGTGATCAAAGAGGGTATCGAAGAAACTAAACGAATCCAAGCGGAAGCAAAAGAAGCAAGAGTCGCCGGTACAGAAAGACTGCATGCGATTCAAGATGAATTCAAGTCAAAAAGCAGATTGTCATAA
- a CDS encoding S66 peptidase family protein, translating into MKRLKKGDAIGVFSPSAAITAFVPERYQRAKAFLESKGFSIVEGSLTGKNDFYRSGTIKERADELNELIRNKEVRCIMSSIGGMNSNSILPYIDYEAFKADPKIIVGYSDVTAILLAIYEKTGVTPFYGPACVASFGEFPPFVDETYHYFSQICVEGPALPYVYPTPPVWTEEFIDWKLQDRSKVGTRNELVTVYEGCVSGRLIGGNLNTIMGIWGSEYMPEIRVGDILFIEDSLKDAATVERSFSLLKLNGVFDKVAGIIYGKHELFKDQGTSRKPYEILVEVLGDTRVPLLAEFDCSHTHPMLTLPIGANVTLDATNKKVILDQVEIE; encoded by the coding sequence ATGAAACGTTTGAAAAAAGGTGATGCAATTGGTGTTTTTTCGCCCTCGGCAGCCATAACCGCCTTCGTACCCGAAAGGTACCAGCGGGCGAAAGCATTTCTTGAAAGCAAAGGATTTAGTATTGTAGAAGGAAGTTTGACCGGAAAGAACGACTTTTACCGTTCTGGAACCATAAAGGAACGTGCAGACGAGTTAAACGAACTGATCAGAAACAAAGAGGTGAGATGTATCATGTCATCGATTGGCGGGATGAACTCCAATTCAATTCTCCCCTATATCGATTATGAGGCCTTTAAGGCGGATCCTAAAATAATTGTCGGCTATTCTGATGTAACTGCGATTCTCTTGGCTATTTATGAAAAGACAGGAGTAACGCCATTTTATGGACCGGCCTGTGTGGCATCTTTCGGCGAGTTTCCGCCTTTTGTCGATGAAACCTATCATTACTTTTCGCAAATCTGTGTCGAAGGACCAGCACTTCCCTATGTGTATCCGACACCGCCAGTTTGGACTGAGGAGTTCATCGATTGGAAACTGCAGGACCGTTCAAAGGTAGGGACTCGTAATGAGCTTGTCACTGTATATGAAGGTTGTGTAAGTGGAAGACTTATAGGTGGCAATTTGAATACGATAATGGGGATTTGGGGCAGCGAGTACATGCCCGAAATTCGCGTGGGAGATATTCTATTTATCGAGGACTCCTTAAAAGACGCTGCGACAGTTGAAAGAAGTTTTTCACTTTTGAAACTAAATGGTGTTTTTGATAAGGTTGCTGGCATAATTTATGGAAAGCATGAACTGTTTAAAGATCAAGGAACAAGTAGAAAACCCTATGAAATTCTAGTAGAGGTGTTGGGTGATACAAGAGTACCACTACTCGCTGAGTTTGACTGCAGTCATACACATCCAATGCTGACCTTGCCAATTGGCGCGAATGTCACCCTTGATGCTACCAATAAGAAAGTCATACTTGATCAAGTGGAAATCGAGTAA
- a CDS encoding HD-GYP domain-containing protein, producing MSKYRYKSNIIKHYSSLILIVILTLASAVTGVISNHAMDNLITSHTQLYPDMLNVIIKDNEELVKVFMDERLYDKVEDNPDYLTNFYSMGDVFRVKVWSKTGKILWSDDKNIIGKRFSDNIEFNKALAGETNYSVEKANSAENSSEIEAGKILEIYIPAIVDGQIIGVIELYERYDSLAANIRKMKLFLYVTVIVFGTILYILLFSIFYNAFNKLRNINHQLDKTKEVTLFAVASLAEARDHETGYHLKRTSVYVGVLANHLKKLNEYKGYITDSYIDDLVRSAPLHDIGKVGIRDYVLLKNGKLTDNEFEEMKSHCIIGAETLASAESKIDFASFLTIAKQITMHHHERWNGEGYPDGLIGDAIPISARMMALADVYDALRSVRPYKKSFSHEISRRIIIEGRGTHFDPQVVDAFIAHEQEFKETSEKYFETEYGTVKRFERI from the coding sequence ATGTCTAAATATCGCTATAAATCCAATATCATAAAACATTACTCAAGTTTGATACTAATAGTTATTCTGACTCTTGCCTCAGCTGTCACAGGTGTTATTTCAAACCATGCGATGGATAATTTAATCACTAGCCATACTCAGCTTTATCCGGATATGCTAAACGTGATTATCAAAGACAATGAAGAGCTTGTTAAGGTATTTATGGATGAGCGATTGTATGACAAGGTAGAGGACAATCCTGATTATCTTACCAATTTTTACAGTATGGGTGATGTGTTTCGTGTGAAGGTATGGAGCAAAACCGGTAAAATCCTGTGGAGTGATGATAAGAACATCATCGGTAAGCGGTTTAGTGATAACATCGAGTTTAATAAGGCCCTGGCAGGAGAAACCAACTATTCTGTGGAAAAAGCGAACTCCGCAGAAAACAGTTCAGAAATTGAAGCTGGTAAAATACTAGAAATTTATATACCTGCGATAGTTGATGGACAAATCATAGGAGTGATTGAGCTTTATGAACGATATGATTCTTTAGCAGCGAATATAAGAAAGATGAAGTTATTCCTCTATGTGACGGTAATCGTATTTGGAACTATTTTGTACATCTTGCTTTTCTCCATATTTTATAATGCGTTCAATAAACTTAGGAACATCAACCATCAGTTGGATAAGACAAAAGAAGTAACACTATTTGCGGTAGCTTCTTTAGCGGAGGCTCGTGATCACGAAACGGGCTATCATTTAAAGAGGACCTCGGTCTATGTTGGAGTCCTTGCCAATCACCTTAAAAAGCTGAATGAATATAAGGGATACATAACAGATAGCTATATAGATGACCTAGTGAGATCTGCACCTCTTCACGATATTGGAAAAGTGGGGATTAGGGATTACGTACTTCTTAAAAATGGAAAGTTGACAGATAATGAATTTGAAGAAATGAAAAGTCACTGTATCATTGGAGCAGAAACCCTTGCTTCAGCAGAATCAAAGATCGATTTTGCATCATTTCTGACGATCGCAAAGCAGATCACGATGCATCATCATGAAAGATGGAACGGCGAGGGCTATCCTGACGGTTTAATCGGTGATGCTATTCCAATCTCAGCACGTATGATGGCGCTTGCGGATGTGTATGACGCACTTAGAAGTGTGAGGCCGTATAAAAAATCGTTTTCTCACGAAATCTCACGTCGGATTATTATTGAAGGACGCGGAACGCACTTTGACCCTCAGGTGGTGGACGCCTTTATCGCGCATGAACAGGAATTTAAAGAGACATCTGAAAAATATTTTGAAACCGAATATGGTACTGTAAAACGATTTGAACGAATTTAA
- a CDS encoding YciI family protein, with protein sequence MKKTYVILLEDTEKQLNRDVIARHVSHLKGFDSEGMLIICGPFEDYRGGMIILNCNSLEEAHMLAKKDPFVSEGYRSYSVRTLEVADKSNNFLG encoded by the coding sequence TTGAAAAAAACTTATGTCATCTTGTTAGAAGATACAGAAAAGCAACTGAATCGAGATGTGATTGCACGCCATGTCAGTCATCTTAAAGGGTTCGATTCTGAGGGGATGCTGATTATTTGTGGGCCGTTTGAGGATTATCGCGGTGGGATGATTATCTTGAACTGCAACAGTTTAGAGGAAGCTCATATGTTGGCAAAAAAAGATCCTTTTGTTTCAGAAGGATATCGAAGTTATTCAGTAAGAACACTAGAGGTCGCAGATAAGTCAAATAACTTTTTAGGTTAA
- a CDS encoding aminopeptidase: MEKLKRNYADLLVRKGVNLKVGQYLVVSSPVECFDFARIVAEAGYDAGAREVIIDYQDEQIFKMKFEKASDEVFDTYEDWRTSLNDHYLLEDAAFIILDANTPGLFEDIDRSRMNRLGAVAFPKLSNYRTSLMNNKVTWCIASMPTLSWANKVFPNEVEPINRLWDVILKSVRVEEDDFLAKWDEHIDNLNETAAKLNEIQFKRLHIKNSIGTDIKVELPVDHIWKSTQSETVQGRRFIANIPSEEVYTAPDKHGVNGKVVATKPLIYNGGIIDDFYLIFKNGQVIEAKAKQGNDLLSALVNTDEGARFLGEVAILPNDTPLSNQNFLFHNTLYDENTGSHFALGQASLESTKNGKQMSEEQLNAHGINQSKVKANFTFTTADLSIHGVDKDGEIIEILKEARIVLN; encoded by the coding sequence ATGGAGAAATTGAAAAGAAATTATGCGGATTTGCTTGTGAGAAAAGGTGTGAATCTTAAGGTGGGGCAGTATCTGGTGGTTTCTAGTCCTGTGGAGTGTTTTGATTTTGCTAGAATCGTCGCAGAAGCGGGGTATGATGCGGGGGCTAGGGAAGTAATCATTGATTACCAGGATGAGCAGATCTTTAAGATGAAATTTGAGAAGGCGTCTGATGAGGTGTTTGATACTTACGAGGATTGGAGAACTTCTTTGAATGACCATTACCTTTTAGAAGACGCGGCTTTTATCATTCTTGACGCGAATACTCCTGGATTGTTTGAGGATATCGATAGGTCAAGAATGAACAGGTTAGGAGCGGTGGCTTTTCCTAAGCTTAGTAATTATAGAACAAGCCTGATGAACAATAAAGTGACTTGGTGCATTGCTTCAATGCCTACCTTGTCATGGGCCAACAAGGTGTTCCCAAATGAAGTTGAGCCGATCAATCGGTTATGGGATGTCATTCTTAAGTCGGTACGTGTTGAAGAGGATGATTTTTTAGCGAAGTGGGATGAACACATAGACAACTTGAATGAGACTGCTGCAAAGTTAAATGAAATACAGTTCAAACGACTTCATATAAAAAACTCGATAGGAACGGATATCAAGGTTGAACTGCCTGTTGACCATATATGGAAAAGCACACAGTCTGAAACAGTTCAGGGAAGAAGGTTCATAGCCAATATTCCATCAGAAGAGGTTTATACTGCGCCTGATAAACATGGCGTGAATGGAAAAGTTGTCGCGACTAAGCCACTGATTTATAATGGTGGCATAATCGATGATTTTTATCTGATCTTCAAAAACGGTCAAGTGATCGAAGCAAAAGCCAAGCAGGGTAACGATTTGCTATCGGCGCTAGTGAATACCGATGAAGGAGCGAGATTTTTAGGTGAAGTCGCCATCCTACCAAATGATACACCCTTGTCGAATCAGAATTTCCTGTTCCATAACACGCTGTATGACGAGAATACAGGATCTCACTTTGCCTTGGGTCAGGCATCGCTGGAATCCACAAAAAATGGAAAACAAATGAGCGAAGAGCAATTAAATGCTCATGGAATCAATCAGTCAAAGGTTAAAGCCAACTTCACCTTCACCACAGCAGACTTGAGCATTCATGGTGTAGACAAGGACGGTGAAATAATCGAAATCTTGAAGGAGGCTAGGATTGTACTGAACTGA
- a CDS encoding transporter substrate-binding domain-containing protein: MIGQRDSKIITGACDLYPPYVDFDQPGYGLSIEIITAAYKVSGYEFKLDLLPWARAEIVVNNSEYDILPDAWFTNERAETLLFSDPYAVNELLFIKRKGDFKC; this comes from the coding sequence GTGATAGGTCAAAGAGACAGCAAAATCATCACGGGAGCATGCGATCTATACCCACCATATGTAGATTTTGATCAGCCCGGTTATGGTCTGTCGATAGAAATAATAACAGCCGCTTATAAAGTTTCGGGGTACGAGTTCAAGCTTGATCTGTTACCATGGGCAAGGGCTGAAATTGTAGTAAACAACAGTGAATACGACATTCTACCTGATGCCTGGTTTACAAATGAAAGGGCAGAAACACTCCTATTTAGTGATCCATATGCTGTGAACGAGCTGCTTTTCATCAAAAGAAAGGGCGATTTCAAATGCTAG
- a CDS encoding GHKL domain-containing protein → MTFFIQILLTPLLFTIVCRYLISERFLRHKDILLIGTLAVILGIIIGLKPSLEPITGVIILLVLVYYFANEGNSKVKVISIVLITMVLAILGDNLSSIVTSTLFGLESMTREVVRSSLYVYITLSAFLFLFMLLMAYGLKQLEYLWKKYREVVESKGFMISIVSVMILVFLSFYWLTFTYEDKSVGGVFALSIAMLSLLISVIVVVMMFMQYKLKDIRLSAKKTEMDQLTRYTSELEMLYDDMRKFKHDYVNMIASMTGYLETDNLIDLKIFFDQKIMPLGRKFEQDDIKLGQLSYLMQIELKGIISSKCLYAQELGVNVYLDIVEPVTINMDIIDLCRVIGIWLDNAIEATMLSDDPRLKVGVIKRDSKTFVVISNTVKEMPPLFKLREKGFSTKEKSSGIGLASARKVLNQYDYITNDMVYENGEFKQVLEVFEPSDLA, encoded by the coding sequence TTGACTTTTTTTATACAAATTTTATTGACACCACTTCTATTCACCATTGTTTGCCGCTATTTGATATCAGAAAGATTCTTAAGACATAAGGATATCTTACTTATCGGCACTCTTGCGGTAATATTAGGAATTATAATCGGCTTAAAGCCATCACTAGAACCGATTACTGGGGTTATCATCCTATTGGTTCTGGTCTACTACTTTGCCAATGAAGGAAACTCCAAAGTAAAGGTGATCAGTATTGTGCTTATCACCATGGTACTTGCAATTTTGGGTGACAACTTATCAAGCATTGTCACAAGCACCCTTTTCGGACTGGAATCGATGACAAGAGAAGTTGTTAGAAGCAGCCTTTATGTCTATATCACCTTGAGCGCGTTTTTGTTCCTATTTATGCTATTGATGGCTTATGGACTAAAGCAACTGGAGTACTTATGGAAAAAGTATCGGGAAGTCGTTGAAAGCAAAGGATTTATGATTAGTATCGTTTCGGTGATGATACTCGTGTTTCTGTCATTCTATTGGCTTACTTTCACCTATGAAGACAAATCGGTTGGTGGCGTATTCGCACTGAGTATCGCAATGCTGTCCTTATTGATTTCCGTGATTGTCGTCGTCATGATGTTTATGCAGTACAAGTTAAAGGACATCAGGTTAAGTGCAAAAAAAACGGAGATGGATCAACTTACCCGTTACACATCTGAGCTTGAAATGCTCTATGATGATATGCGTAAGTTCAAGCATGATTATGTGAATATGATCGCATCGATGACAGGATATTTGGAGACGGATAACCTAATCGACTTGAAGATCTTCTTCGATCAAAAGATCATGCCGCTTGGTCGAAAGTTTGAACAAGACGATATCAAACTTGGGCAATTGAGCTATCTGATGCAGATTGAACTAAAAGGCATCATCTCATCCAAGTGTCTATATGCACAAGAATTAGGCGTGAACGTATATTTGGATATTGTAGAGCCTGTGACAATCAATATGGACATTATCGATCTTTGCCGTGTAATAGGAATATGGCTGGATAACGCCATAGAAGCCACAATGCTGAGCGATGACCCTAGATTGAAGGTGGGGGTCATCAAAAGAGATTCAAAGACCTTTGTAGTAATATCAAACACGGTAAAAGAAATGCCACCTCTTTTCAAATTGCGGGAAAAGGGATTCTCTACTAAGGAAAAGTCTAGTGGAATCGGTTTGGCAAGTGCACGTAAAGTACTGAATCAATATGATTATATAACAAATGATATGGTATATGAGAACGGTGAGTTCAAGCAGGTACTTGAGGTATTTGAACCATCCGATCTAGCTTAG
- a CDS encoding NUDIX domain-containing protein, whose translation MEYWDLYNEKREPLGRTMLRAASKPKGEYHVVVDIWTFNSNAEVLVTLRDHVKEYYPGYWENTSGSSQAGETSLQAAIRELHEETGIRVTAEDLTYLGTFVEEAAFVDTYALCKDVPIHEIQLQEHETIDAKWIDLESLNEMVEKQIIAPPIIERFNPIKEKLFDLIDASRSSDHD comes from the coding sequence ATGGAATACTGGGATTTATACAATGAAAAAAGAGAACCGCTTGGTCGTACCATGCTTCGTGCCGCGTCTAAACCTAAGGGAGAGTATCATGTGGTTGTTGATATCTGGACCTTTAACAGTAATGCCGAGGTTCTTGTAACACTACGGGATCATGTTAAGGAATACTATCCTGGATACTGGGAAAACACTAGCGGATCTTCTCAGGCTGGTGAAACAAGCCTTCAGGCGGCGATACGTGAACTGCACGAAGAAACGGGCATAAGGGTGACAGCTGAGGACTTGACCTATCTAGGAACCTTTGTAGAAGAAGCTGCATTTGTAGACACTTATGCTTTATGTAAAGATGTGCCTATACATGAGATACAACTGCAAGAACACGAAACGATAGATGCGAAGTGGATTGATTTAGAGAGCTTAAATGAAATGGTAGAAAAGCAAATTATCGCGCCACCGATTATCGAGCGGTTCAATCCTATAAAAGAGAAGTTGTTTGATTTGATAGATGCAAGTAGATCATCGGATCATGATTAA